The nucleotide window TGTTCTGCTCCGCTCTGCCCACCAAAAAACTTCAGCTAATTCCCAGCCCAAGCAGCTCCCGGCCTCGCCAAGGGAGAGGGCCGGGCAGGCAGCCGGGCTGTCAGCACCGCCTGCCACACCGAGCTGCCGGTTTAAGGCCAAACAGACCCTTGGTGAAACACCGAGCACTGGCAACCACGCCGCAAACATCTGCTCTTCCAATGGCATCATGATTCACAGGCTATTAATTGGGGCTTGGCAGCCTTGGGAAGTGTTTGCATCCCCTGGCTTCACTCGGAGCCACAACTCGCTGCCGGAGGGGTCCGGGTGCCGGGGAAGGAGCCAAACCCAGCAGCACACGGGCTGCAGTGGAGCCGTGCCAGGACGGGCACGTGGGGCACGGTGCCCAGCTCTCACACCAGCTGCCCGGCCCCTCGGGAGGATGCAGAACGAGCcccaggaaaacagcagcagcgTTTGGTGCTTGCCAGGAGCAGCCGGCCCCGCTGGCACAGCCCTGCGCGGCAGCCCCAGCGCCCGCCGGCCCCGGCTGCGGTGGGGAGGCCACTTGGCGGGGTCTGCGGGTGCTGGTGATGCTCTCGCAAGCACCCGCCTCCGAACAGCGCTGTGTTAGGTCTCCCCCGCTGAGCTGCTCGCTCCTCGGGGCGCTGGCATCGCCAGCAGCCACGGCATGGAAGGGAACCGCAGAGCAGCACCCTGCTCCGGCAGCAGCAGACAAAGGCTGTGAGAAGCCTCCTCCAACGACAGCCAGGAGAGATCTGAATTCAGAAGCTGATTAGAAACCATGTCATGGCTCCTTCCCGCTCCAGCATTTGGGAGGAGTGAGCTGGGGCGGCAGGGGGGGCGACATGGAAAATCTAATTAGGACTGAGGACAGGTTGTAGAGGCACTGCCaccagagctgcaggacagcTGCTCATGGAGGGGGACACCGGGCACCTGCAGCACCCCCGGCCCCACAGAAACGAGGAAAGTACAAATTAATTTCCCTTAATCTGATGGGCACTTGCTCTGCTGCCACACGCTGCCACTGTGGCTGGCACggagcagcccagcctgcccttgCCTCGGCTCGTGTGCCCATGGCAGCCGTGCCCCCTCTTTCTCCCCATGGCCCTAGagtgctgggcagggcaggagagcagaaggGGCTTGatcctgcccagcagagggaaggtGAGAGTGGGGTGCTGCACTCGGATCTGTCCCCCTCCTTCATCCCAAGGTGGCCCCCCCTGTACTGCCGCTCGCTGAGGGACCGGGCTTGATGGGGCCATCGAGACAGACACAATCCCCAGGCCCCGGGGGCACTTCACCAGCGCAGGCTTCACCCCAAGCTCTTGGAGACAGCAGAGCCCCGAGGCCACAGTGAAGGGCACTACGCGGGgtcagcagcaccaggcagtgcTCTGCATGTCCCCATCCCCTTGTGCCCTGTGGCACCTGCACCACAGGGATGAACCCCCCACCATGAGGGAGGTGAGCAGCCCCCTCCACGCAGCCCCTCAACGGGATGTCCCCAGGACACATCCAGCCATGTGCCCCtggccccggccgccccccgcgGCCCCCGCGGCAGCGCCGCTCCCCGGCTGTCTCAGCTCCCAGCGCCGCGCTCGCCCAGCGATGGCTCCGTGCAGTCCTGCTATTGCTGCCTGCCAACCTAATGAAGCAGGCAGCCAGGATCATGGTGGGGTTTCCACACCCCTGGTGACCTGTCATTCGGTCCCTGCTGGGTTCTGGTCCTCAACAGGCTATTTCGGGAAATCCAATTGGAAGGGCAGAAGGAGCACAAGCCACGTGTTCAGCTCCTGAGCGGGATCCAGGCTCCTCATGTCACTGCTCACATCCAGATTTTAGGTTTGCCTGTGATGGCAGTAAGGGCCAGGAGTCACCTTTGGCTCCCGATCCAAATTTTTGGCTGGGTGGGATCCAGCGTTTAGGATCAGCTTGTTGGAGAAACACAAGCAACTGCAAAACCTGGATCTGgagccccagctgcagcagcaacatcCAGGCATGAGACCCCAGCATGTAGCCAGATGCTGCCCTCACAGGTGGGCAAGCAAATGGAGACCCCTGTACcagagcagccaccagccctggggctcctgTGTGggtgctgtgtcctgcaggacCTGGCATGGCTCTACCCTGAGCTCACCACGGGGGGGATAAAGGAAAGGTCCCCCCAGGGACCCTCAGCCTGGGCTCCCCACCActctctgctcccttcccacaccctgcctgggctggagAGGAAGGTTTGGGCATCAAAGACTCAGCACCGACTCATCCAGACTGGATGGGGACACCATGGTTGTGTCACCTcactccagcagcagagatgccCAGAGCTGGTCCAGGCTCAGTGGGGTAACAACACTGAAGGCAGCCCCAAAACTgtggctcctgcctgccccgcGTTGCCCCCATAGCCAGGAGGGGACCCTCCAGCTCAGGTGCTCCACAGTCACTCTGATGgctcttttttccctcttggcCCTGCCGACACTTGAATAATGCTTGGAAAGGGCTGACaagcctcctccctgcctcctgaGCATGGCTGTGCCCACCTCCCAGTGGCCATCCCCCCACTCCATCCCCAGCAGATGGGGTCCTCaagggctgggagctgtgggaggaCACTGAGGAGGAGAGGAACCAAGAGAGATGGGAAATGACATCCATTCCCTAAAGGACaatctgtgctgctggctggatCCTGCCCTGATTTACACCAAGGGAGGccacctgctcccagcccagacTCCCATAGGGGCAGCCAGCACCCAACAGTCTGGCTCTGtgccctcctgcctggccagggcagcccaggAACCTGCCTTGGGCAGCGTGGCCCTGCACCTTGTGAGGGAGGTGATGTGAGGGGCTGGGTGTCACGGGATGGAGGTGACAAGCGGTCCCAGGGCCAACTTGCTCTGCAGGTTTGGCACAGGGTGGAGGGATCAGACTGGCTCCTCCAACAAAACCGAACCAAACcacacagaggaaggaaggaaggccCAAGCCCTGTGCAACGGGAGAGCACCGGGATGGCTGGCATTGCCTTCTGgggggaggctggaggagctgagaggctcagccccctccccagcgcCTCATGCACCAGGAGATGGGGGATGCCCGCACCCCTCAGGGCATCCCGCCCGGCGGCGCTGGCCGAGCTGAGCACCGCGGTGCCAGGGAGATGCCCCCAGCCATCTTGTCATCTCCCTCCGACCCCCCAGCACCCTCTGGGCGGCGATGGATGGGCTACACGTCCCGTCCCTGGGGAATCTGTCCCGCACGGCCCCGTCGGGGTGAGCTTCACCCGGCCTTCCGCGCCGGGCACCGCGGATCCCCTGGGATCggagcccagcagctccagcccccggGCCGCGACACTGACTGGtccgggcagccccggggcacCGGCCCCCTCTCCAGCAACCCCCCGACCCCCCGCCTTCCCCGCGTCTCCCGTCACTCTTACCCCGCTCCCGCCGTCTACATCCTCCGGCCGCTGCCGGGCGGGTCCCCGACGGCCCGGCCAGGCTGCTCCCGGCCCGGCTGGTGCCTGAGCGGCGGGTACCGGAGCGGCTGGTACCGGAGCGGCCCGGGCCGGCGCCCCGCGCGTGGGAGCGCGGCGGGCAGCAGCATGCGAGTGGCGGCGGCCCCGCAGTGCAGCGCGGATgggcgcggagcggcgcggaTCGGTGCGGAGCGGCAGCCAAGACACGGCGGTGGATTTTCCCCGGGAATCAgagcgggcggcggcggcgcaaGATGGCTCCGGTGCGGCTCTGCCGCCGCCTCCCGGCACCCCCGGGCCCCCGGCCCCGAGAGAGCCTGGGATGGGGAGCAGCCACCGGCCGGGAACGCAGCGGGGGCTCTGTCCCCCCGTGCTGGGCTGGCACCGGGCGGGGGGTACCCCCCGGGGCACCCTGGAGTGGCGGGGGCACCCTGGGAcccaacacccacctctgcCTGCCACACTACCTGCCAGGGTACTGGGACAGCCCTGGGGTACTAGGACAGTCCCGGGGTACTGGGACAGACCCGGGGTACTGGGACAGACCCAGGGTACTGAGACAGCCCTGGGTCAGGTGCAGCCCACAGgggcccaggctctccccagctgccccccacCTGCTGAGCCCCTCACACTGCACCATGTCATTTGCTAATAATAATCACAATGAGGGTGCGCGGGTTGCAAGTGCCGTGGAACGATCAGGTGGTGAACGCCTCCCTGCACGCCCTGCTGGGAGGCACACGGCGGCACGTGCCAGACCCAGGGCAGTGGGGagagcagcacagtgcaggGAGAGCAAGACCAGACCCAGGTCCCCCACTCCCAGCACTGAGGCTCTGCAAGGCCACCCCTATCTTGGGGCACTCCGCTCAGCAGTCATGTGGCCCCCATTGCTGTCCTTCCCCACCTGAACcagagctgtggctgtcccCACCTTCAGCATCTGCTGAGTCCACCAAACATGATGCTGCCCCCGGGGGAtgaccccagccccagcccttgcctggccctgcagcaccctcaCTGCTGTCAGCACGGCTGCTCCTGTCTGCACGTggggagctgagctctgcccaACTGCCTCAGCAGTTacataaaacaattaaaatttaatgCATACTTCAAAAGGGGAACAACGGGTGGTCTAGGGCAGCTGGGCCAGGACCATGTATGGAGCAGAGGCACCCTTGGCcatgtcccagctctgccaagacACAGCACCATGGCACGTTGTCCAGCCCAGCCCATGGGCATGGCTGCACAGATCCAGAGCAGAGTGCCCAGGCACTGCGGGAGCCTGTGCCATGCTAACTGTGCCATGGTCTCCTGGAGGGCACGATCCCCATGGCACAAGGAAACCATGTCCCCATGGGGCCTGGCCTAGCCCCGCAGCTTCTTCTCCCGATTACCAGCTGAGCAGCTTTTAACAAACCACCACTGATGGGCACAGGTGGCACCCAGATGTCCTGGTGTCCAGGTGTCATCCCGCCTGTGCCCCAGCAGCCCAGAtcttcctgcttccttccccagcaccagtgAACCGGAGTgtgccagccagcagctctttgctgggGGGCGAGACCCCTGCTCAGGGGCAGCTGATGCACCCCAGTCTCCCCGGCCCCTGCCCCAGAGCCCTCGTGTTCTCGCAGCACACACCGCTCCTGTCcctcagtgctgggagcagggctgcggcggcggctggaatgagccagggctgggaaaaCACCATTTTCCTCCCACACAACCGCCCACGGCTCCGCGCCGGCTCCGCCGCCCCCGCTGCGCGCCGGGGCTCGCCGGGAAGGTGGGCGGCAggcgtggggctgggggctgcactgCACCCACTGCAGCCACCCACctgcgggcagggcaggggatggggagggggggagcaGGGCCCTGCAACCCTCAGGGCAGAAGCTGCCCCGGTGCTGactcctgctgcaggaacagtGCTGAGCCATGGCTGGAGATGGGGGCTGTGGcttgggggctgggggctgccccaCACCCAGCCCCacggggcaggagcagctggtgctgctcagtgTGCAGCACAGGCACCCACCAGCAAAGACACTGGGGAAGCCTTTGGCTCGTTCGTTTTTAATCctggctgagggcagcagggatgtgggCACACTGCAGCACAGGACCAGCCATGAGACCCCAACCAGAACCCCCCAAGCAGCCTGGCTCATGCCGTGGGTGTCTCTCATCACACATGTTCCCATGGGATTGAGACTGCCAGAAGGGGACAACAACCCCTGGGCTTCCCATCCTGTCTCACCATGTCCCACCACAATTCAGCCCCTCCTGCAGTGGCTCAGCCCCCCCTTGCCAGGTGAGCAGCCCCCCCTTGGTGCCTGTGAGTGCAGAAGGCAGGATCCATGGGTGAAAGGAAACCATGGGAACACACAGagtggagcaggggcagcacgAAGCCAGAGCCCCCTCCCActgctccccatcccactgggacTGTGGCACCAGAGCAGCCAGGGGGCAGGACTCCAGAGCCAACACAGTTACTAGGAGGCAAAGGAGGATGCACGGACGCTGGGCACGGGCCTGGAGGGTGCCTGgggggagagcaggaggcagcagctgatcTTGCGCAGGGTCTGTCCCAGGTCAGCGCGGAAGCGCCGGATGGAGAAGCAGTAGACAAGGGGGTCGAGGCAGCTGTTGAGGCTGAGCAGGGCCACGCTCAGCGCGTGCAGCACATCCAGGGTGGTGGGGGGCCCGCAGAGTGGCTCAGGGGGCTGGCTGCCCACCCAGGGGGCCAGCGTGAGGTGGTAGGGAGCCACACAGACCACGAAGACCAGCAGCATCCCTAGGACCATGGCGCGCGCCTGCTGCCGGTGGGAGCCCGGCGAGAGGGCGGCAGGCGCCGAGAGCGCCCGTGCGATGGAGACGTAGGTGCCCAGCACCACCAGGAAGGCGGCGGCGAAGAAGCCCACCATGGCGTAGGCGTAggcctgctgcctgcccaggccGTGCTGCTCGAAGCAGGCGGTGGCCCCGGCGCGGGCAGGGAAGGTTTGCTGGGTGGCCAGGGTGGGCGCGgcgcagcccagccccagcaaccAGGCCAGGGCACAGGCCAGCGCGGCGCCCCGGCGCCCCGTCAGCGGCAgcgcccgccgcgcccgccgcaCCGCGCAGAACCGGTTGAAGCTGATGAGCGCCATGAAGGTGACGGCGCTGTAGGTCGCCAGGTAGTAGGTGGCCCCGGCCAGGCGGCAAGCGGCCTCCGAGAGCAGCCAGTCCCCCCCGGCCAGGTAGTAGGGGATCCAGAGGGGCAGGGTGAGGTTGAAGAGGATGTCGGCCAGCGTGAGGTTGATGAGGTAGATGCGGATGGCCTTCCTCACCTTGCCGCTCTGCAGGAAGACCAGTAAGGCCACCAGGTTGCCCGGCAGCCCCACACACAGCACCAGGCAGTAGACAGCGGGCACCAGCATGAACTGCACCGGGTGACTGGGTTCGCACTCGCCGGGCTGTCCcgctggcagcagccctggcactgaGCTGTTCATCCCGGGCTCCTGCAAAGATGGGGGGACAGTCAGTGGCACAGCCCTGAACACAGCCCTTGGGGGACAGTGAAGGGACATTAACCCAGATAGGGTGACCACTCTGGTGGGTGCCTGCAATAGCTCCTGGGCACTAGAGGCAGAGACCCCACAGGGATGGCACCATCTGCCAGAGGGGCTCAGCCTCCAATGGCTCCTCACAGTTGTCAAGGGATCCCAGAATCCTGTCCCAGCCCAACCAGAGCCACATCCCCCCAAGCCATAAAGGACCCCAGCcagggctccccagggagcagcaggtgcAACTGGCCAGCGTCACCCTGAGGTgctgcaccagctccagctggcagctgcagggcttaACACCTCCCACACGGCCATGTGCTTGCTGGGGCCACCAGTTCCCAGCACTCCAAATCCGGCCCCCCAGTGCACCCACAGGGAAATCACCCACCAGCTCAACATGCACCAGTGCAGAGAGTCCCCAGTGTGGGGATGGGGTACAAGCACGGGGCCAGCAGCCCTCTGtgacccccagccctgcacgaGGCAGGTTTGCCATGGCTAACCACATTGTGCCGTGATGGCCgcttcccagggctgcatcccAGGGCTGCATCCCGCTGTTCCAcctcccatccctgcctgcccacaccGCCCTGCCCGCACTGAGTCACCCAGCGGGTGTTTCCCAGCACACGCAGCACCCAGCACCCGGCTGAGGCATGGAGGGCACAAACTGCCAAGCTGGGGGAGGATTCAGGGCCCATCCCAGCAGGCTTCAGTTATTCTGCAGAGTCAGCACAGACCCCCAAGGATCCCCCAGTTTCTCTCACAGtccccctttccctctccctccccagcctctgtTTGCACAGGGGATGCTCCCATTCACCCAGTTACTGCAATGGGTCAGGCTGGTCCGGCTGTGTCCCCTCGGGCTGCTCCTCTCCATCTGGTCCAGCCAGGAGTGGCTTTAAGtgctggagggaggcaggggctgTCTGATCCACCCTCCTCCCTGTCCCAAGACCCCGCAGGGGTTAGTGCCCATGGgatggcagctggagcaggcaaAGCacctgtgtgtgtatgtaatGGGGGATTCCCAGCTGGAGCCAGACTAAGACCCCCTGCGCCGGCTGACAGGGCGGGGGGTATGTGGGGGTGGGCTGGCTGTGCCACATACCACTGCCAGCACCCCCCTAGGACCATTTCCCAGGGCCCTTTTCCCACCCACACTGGGATGAAAGAGACTGAGGGTCAAATTTCCACACGCGGCAgctggagggaaagggggaTGACCCTAAAAGGATCAAAGCTGGAATCTGCCTCCTCCCGGCTCTTACTGCTTTTGTTGGCTTCAAAGCTGGATTTAGGGGGAGCAGCACCCCAGTCCCCAAGTTCTGTGAGCATCTGACTCGCTGCTTTGCATGGCTCTGCAATTTTTGGCTGCTCCTTTGGGACATCAAATGTGTCATCTCAACGTGGTTTGGATCCTGCTGGGGGTTCAGGGCTGCTGTACCCCCTCGGCTCATCCCAAGATGCCCGGTCTCctcccacagccaccccagctGCCTTGCTGGGAACCACACTGGGTTCAAACATCATCTTAGGGTTCATCCTGAGCAGAATGACTTGGCTGTGCCCATCTGGGGTGGTAGAGGGGTCCCTGTGGGTGCAGGGTACCACTGCAGCAAGATCCCCAAAAAGCACGTGCCTGCCCGGGCACAGGGTCTGGGgggttgtgctgctgctgtcacctcccAGGATGTGCAGCAAGTGGCCTGGCACATTGCTGGGTGGCTCCGGGCAGCCAGGGACTCTCCCTCCTGGCTGTCTGCCTCCATGCCAGCTGCCACCCACTCCTGCCTGGCCCCAGTCCTTGTCTCCAGGTGCTGCTCCAGTGGACTGGGGCCTCCAGCCCCATTATATCCCCTCAGCTCCCATGGCTCAGCGTGGGAGGAGGCAGAAATCAAAATGGGaggcaaaacattaaaaacaagagGCTTTATTCCAAAATACAAAAGcctccaggagagcagagctggcccaGCCCGGCGTGGCCCAACACCAGGAAGAGCCAGGCACCTTGTGCGAGTTTAGCaacggagctgctggagcagtggcATGGCCCAAAGCACCAGTCTGGGTCCCACAGCGTGGGGACAACCAGTGCCAGGGCCCCccgcagcagcaggagaggacacATCATGTTGCAGCAGCAAGTTACCCCCTGGGAAGCGATGCTGTCCCCAGAAATACCAGAAAGGCATCGCTTCCCACCAACCAAGCCATCCATCCTTCTGTTTCTGGTCACTCGAACTTGGGCTTGGGGGGGGCCGGGTGCCCACGGATGttgagcagcaggaggaggccGAGGCAGAGGGTGGCAGGGGCGCACATGGCCAggggctcctgcagcaccagcagcgtGTAGATGGCACCTGGGAGAGGAGCAAAGCATGGGAACTGGGGTCCCTGCCCAAGCGTCCCCCAGGACCCCGCGCAGGGTGGTGGGCACCCGCTGGCTCTCACCGATCATGATGACACTGAGGATGAAGTTGCTGatctcctgcaggagctgggggccAAAcgccagcagcagcccagccaccACCTCCACCCAGCCCACCACCTCCAGGTACTGGCCCGGCTCTGGCACAAACCCAAAGTCCTTCAGGGGAAAGACCTCGGCAAACCGCACAAATTCCGATTTCTGGGAAGGgcaaagagggaaaggaagcagccctgagccctggggcCCCTCCGGCAGGGTCCACTCTCCTCAGCCCTGTGCCCAGATGGGCTCAGTTCCTCCCCCAGAAAGGCTCAGCCCAGCACCCCAACTTGCTCATCCCTCTCCCGAGGGCTCAGCCCTGCACCCCAAAGAGCTCAGGTTTGGCCACCCCAAAAGGCTCAGCCCAGTTCATGCTCAACCCTACACTCCCCGAACTAGCCCagcccccccccagctgccccccgcggccccgcagccgTGGCCGGGCCCCCCCCCACCATGTGCCGGTGCAGATCGGCCGAGAGCCGGTCCGAGACCTTCACGGCTCCGGTCAGCAAGAAGAACAGCCCGAGCAGAACGCGGAGGGCGGTGAACGCCGCCGCCATGGCGGGGACGGGCGGGGACGGGGGC belongs to Apus apus isolate bApuApu2 chromosome 21, bApuApu2.pri.cur, whole genome shotgun sequence and includes:
- the TMEM35B gene encoding transmembrane protein 35B isoform X2, coding for MAAAFTALRVLLGLFFLLTGAVKKSEFVRFAEVFPLKDFGFVPEPGQYLEVVGWVEVVAGLLLAFGPQLLQEISNFILSVIMIGAIYTLLVLQEPLAMCAPATLCLGLLLLLNIRGHPAPPKPKFE
- the TMEM35B gene encoding transmembrane protein 35B isoform X1, coding for MAAAFTALRVLLGLFFLLTGAVKVSDRLSADLHRHMKSEFVRFAEVFPLKDFGFVPEPGQYLEVVGWVEVVAGLLLAFGPQLLQEISNFILSVIMIGAIYTLLVLQEPLAMCAPATLCLGLLLLLNIRGHPAPPKPKFE
- the LOC127393317 gene encoding platelet-activating factor receptor-like → MNSSVPGLLPAGQPGECEPSHPVQFMLVPAVYCLVLCVGLPGNLVALLVFLQSGKVRKAIRIYLINLTLADILFNLTLPLWIPYYLAGGDWLLSEAACRLAGATYYLATYSAVTFMALISFNRFCAVRRARRALPLTGRRGAALACALAWLLGLGCAAPTLATQQTFPARAGATACFEQHGLGRQQAYAYAMVGFFAAAFLVVLGTYVSIARALSAPAALSPGSHRQQARAMVLGMLLVFVVCVAPYHLTLAPWVGSQPPEPLCGPPTTLDVLHALSVALLSLNSCLDPLVYCFSIRRFRADLGQTLRKISCCLLLSPQAPSRPVPSVRASSFAS